A single window of Salvia splendens isolate huo1 chromosome 6, SspV2, whole genome shotgun sequence DNA harbors:
- the LOC121808469 gene encoding eukaryotic translation initiation factor 3 subunit A-like — protein sequence MATFARPENALKRAEELINVGQKQEALEALHSFITSRRYRAWTRTHEKIMFKYVELCVDMRRGRHAKDGLIQYRGICQQVNISSLEEVIKHFMQLSTEKAELARSQAQALEEALDVDDLEADKRPEDLLLSYVSGEKGKDRSDRELVTPWFKFLWETYRSVLEILRNNSRLEALYAMTAHRAFQFCKQYKRTTEFRRLCEIIRNHLANLNKYRDQRDRPDLTLPESLQLYLDTRFEQLKVATELELWQEAFRSIEDIFGLMCMVKKTPKSSLMVVYYSKLSEIFWMSSNHLYHAYAWLKLFSLQKSFNKNLNHKDLQMIASSAVLAALSVTPYDRSYGASHLELGNEKERNFRVANLIAFDVESKPENREVLCRSSLLLDLVAKGVMNCVAQEVKDLYHILEHEFLPLHLALQVQPLLTKISKIGGKLASASSVPEVHLSQYVPSLEKLAALRLLQRVSQVYQTITIENLSNIIPFFDFPMVEKISVDAVKNNFLSMKVNYRKGAIFFGSKSLESEGLQDHLSTLAESLSKSRVMIYPPGKGTPKLGESLSDLVEVVEKEHKRLLARKSIIEKRKEEQERQLLEMEREEEAKKLKLQKITEEAEQKRLAIEFEQMKNQRIRREIEERELEEAQALLQEAEKRGKKKGKKTVLEGEKLTKQSLMDLAVSEQLREKQEMEKRLQKLGKTMDYLERAKREEAAPVIEATFQKRLEDEKVHHELEHQREVDLSRQRHAGDLEEKRRLSRILENKNVFQERVVNCRKAERDRLRKEREETISNIIQSRKQEREAKRKIIYFLQTEEERQRKAREEEEARKLEEMERRKKEEAERKAKLDEIAEKQRQRERELEEKERQRREELFGRSVAPVLPKADLSTPRPADAPPTAGPAAAAAAPAPGPAKFVPRFRRAGAEAAAQAPPPAADKWSSGSRAEPPAGDRWRDDRKPAAAAGTKSWMSSREERRR from the exons ATGGCTACTTTTGCCAGACCTGAGAATGCCTTAAAGCGTGCTGAAG AGTTGATCAATGTTGGACAAAAGCAAGAAGCACTTGAGGCTCTTCATAGTTTTATTACCTCGAGGAGGTATAGAGCCTGGACAAGAACTCATGAAAAAATAATGTTCAAGTATGTGGAGCTGTGTGTTGACATGAGGAGGGGAAGACATGCCAAGGATGGCCTTATCCAATACCGTGGTATCTGCCAACAGGTCAACATATCTTCACTGGAGGAAGTGATAAAGCATTTCATGCAGTTGTCCACCGAGAAAGCTGAGCTTGCACGCAGCCAAGCACAGGCCTTGGAAGAGGCTTTAGATGTTGATGATTTAGAAGCAGATAAAAGGCCCGAGGATCTGCTTCTGAGCTATGTTAGTGGCGAAAAAGGGAAGGACAGATCAGACAGGGAGCTTGTCACTCCATGGTTTAAGTTCTTGTGGGAGACGTATAGAAGTGTTCTTGAAATTCTGCGCAACAACTCAAGATTGGAAGCCCTGTATGCT ATGACTGCACATCGTGCCTTCCAATTTTGCAAACAATACAAACGGACTACCGAGTTTCGgagattatgtgaaataatcaGGAATCACCTTGCAAACCTCAACAAATACAGGGACCAGAGAGATAGACCTGACCTTACTCTTCCTGAGAGTTTGCAGTTGTATCTGGACACCAGATTTGAGCAACTGAAAGTTGCAACTGAGCTCGAGCTTTGGCAG GAAGCCTTTCGTTCTATTGAGGACATATTTGGATTGATGTGCATGGTTAAAAAAACGCCTAAATCTTCGTTGATGGTTGTATACTATTCTAAGCTTTCAGAAATCTTCTGGATGTCATCCAATCATCTTTATCATGCTTATGCATGGCTTAAGCTTTTCTCACTCCAGAAAAGCTTTAACAAGAACCTTAATCACAAGGACCTGCAGATGATAGCTTCATCTGCTGTCCTAGCTGCACTCTCAGTAACCCCTTATGATCGTTCGTATGGAGCATCTCATTTGGAGCTTGGAAATGAGAAAGAACGAAATTTCAGAGTGGCAAACCTTATTGCATTTGATGTTGAGTCAAAACCAGAGAACAGAGAAGTG CTTTGCCGGTCCTCACTGCTCTTGGATTTG GTGGCCAAAGGTGTTATGAACTGTGTAGCTCAGGAAGTGAAGGATCTTTACCATATTTTGGAACATGAATTTCTCCCTTTACACCTTGCACTGCAAGTACAGCCCCTGctaacaaaaatatcaaaaattggAGGCAAACTTGCTTCTGCTTCCTCAGTTCCAGAAGTACATCTGTCTCAGTATGTTCCTTCTCTGGAGAAGCTTGCTGCTCTTCGGTTACTTCAGCGG GTCTCACAGGTGTATCAGACTATAACCATTGAAAACCTATCAAATATAATTCCTTTTTTTGATTTTCCGATGGTGGAGAAGATCTCTGTTGATGCAGTGAAAAATAATTTCTTATCAATGAAAGTGAATTACAGGAAGGGTGCAATTTTCTTTGGTAGCAAG AGTCTCGAGTCAGAAGGTTTACAAGATCACCTCTCCACTCTTGCTGAATCCCTTAGCAAGTCAAGGGTCATGATATACCCTCCTGGGAAGGGAACACCTAAATTGGGGGAATCGCTTTCAGATTTAGTAGAAGTAGTTGAAAAAGAACACAAACGCCTGCTTGCACGCAAGTCAATAATTGAAAAGCGCAAAGAAGAGCAAGAGAGGCAGCTGTTAGAAATG GAACGAGAGGAGGAGGCAAAGAAGCTGAAATTACAGAAGATAACTGAAGAGGCAGAGCAGAAAAGGCTTGCCATAGAATTTGAGCAAATGAAGAATCAAAGAATTCGCCGGGAAATAGAAGAACGTGAGCTTGAGGAAGCCCAAGCATTACTGCAGGAAGCTGAAAAGCggggaaagaagaaaggaaagaaaaCAGTCTTAGAGGGG GAAAAGTTAACCAAGCAGTCTTTGATGGACCTAGCCGTTAGTGAGCAGCTCAGGGAGAAGCAAGAGATGGAGAAAAGGCTACAGAAGCTTGGAAAAACGATGGATTATTTGGAGAGAGCAAAAAGGGAAGAGGCTGCCCCAGTTATTGAAGCTACATTTCAGAAGCGCTTAGAAGATGAGAAGGTTCATCATGAGCTTGAGCATCAG CGAGAGGTTGATTTAAGTAGGCAACGCCATGCTGGAGACCTAGAAGAGAAAAGAAGGCTGAGCAGGATCTTGGAGAACAAG AATGTTTTCCAAGAACGTGTGGTAAATTGTAGGAAAGCTGAACGCGACAGACTTAGGAAGGAAAGAGAAGAGACGATCAGCAACATTATCCAGTCACGTAAACAGGAAAGGGAAGCTAAGAGGAAAATCATATATTTCCTACAGACTGAagaggagaggcaaagaaaagCCCGTGAAGAGGAGGAGGCTCGGAAGCTTGAAG AGATGGAGAGACGAAAGAAAGAGGAAGCTGAGCGAAAGGCCAAGCTGGATGAAATTGCTGAGAAGCAGAGGCAAAGAGAGAGGGAGCTGGAAGAGAAAGAAAGGCAGCGGAGGGAAGAGCTCTTTGGCAGATCAGTTGCTCCTGTGCTGCCCAAGGCCGATCTTTCTACTCCACGCCCAGCCGATGCACCACCTACTGCTGGCCCAGCTGCAGCCGCAGCCGCACCTGCGCCTGGACCTGCCAAGTTTGTCCCGAGGTTCAGAAGAGCAGGTGCTGAGGCGGCTGCCCAAGCCCCACCTCCAGCAGCTGACAAATGGTCCAGTGGCAGCCGGGCGGAACCTCCAGCTGGTGACAGGTGGCGGGATGATCGCAAgcctgctgctgctgctggtaCGAAGAGTTGGATGTCTTCTAGGGAGGAAAGAAGACGTTGA